One part of the Bacillus sp. FJAT-45350 genome encodes these proteins:
- a CDS encoding ferredoxin: MAKYTIVDKDTCIACGACGASAPDIYDYDDEGIAFVTLDDNKGIVEIPDVLIDDMQDAQEGCPTDSIKVADEPFDGDALKHD; the protein is encoded by the coding sequence ATGGCAAAATACACAATTGTAGACAAAGATACTTGTATCGCATGTGGAGCTTGTGGAGCATCTGCTCCAGATATTTATGATTACGATGATGAAGGTATTGCGTTCGTAACACTTGATGACAACAAAGGGATTGTTGAAATTCCTGATGTGTTAATCGATGACATGCAAGACGCTCAAGAAGGCTGTCCAACTGATTCAATCAAAGTTGCTGACGAGCCATTCGACGGAGATGCTCTTAAGCACGACTAA
- a CDS encoding Crp/Fnr family transcriptional regulator encodes MANWINLLSKLDFFQGLTEVEISPLLSESTVRHAKNKEYLFTEGSERTHLFVLKKGVILISKLTEEGDERVINILSDGEVFPHTGFFDERPYPGTAQVKEDAEVLAIPIKAFERFIEENPHLAFRMIKMMSKKINFLQQKLNEMLSLNVEERLFATLKQMKALNNESLQLTHQEIANIVGASRETITRQMKKLEKQGKITTVDGKIKILHDI; translated from the coding sequence ATGGCTAATTGGATTAACTTATTAAGTAAATTAGATTTTTTTCAAGGGTTAACAGAAGTAGAAATATCACCACTTTTATCAGAGTCAACGGTGAGACATGCCAAAAATAAGGAATATTTATTTACTGAAGGAAGTGAAAGAACCCATTTGTTTGTTTTAAAAAAAGGGGTCATCCTCATCAGTAAGTTAACTGAGGAAGGAGATGAAAGGGTAATTAATATTCTTTCCGATGGAGAGGTATTCCCTCATACAGGTTTCTTTGATGAAAGACCTTATCCTGGAACAGCACAAGTGAAGGAAGATGCGGAAGTGCTAGCGATACCAATAAAAGCATTCGAACGATTTATTGAAGAAAATCCACACTTGGCATTCCGTATGATTAAAATGATGAGTAAAAAGATTAACTTTTTACAACAAAAATTAAATGAGATGCTGTCGTTAAATGTTGAAGAACGCTTGTTTGCTACATTAAAACAGATGAAAGCATTAAATAACGAAAGCTTGCAATTAACTCATCAAGAAATTGCGAACATCGTCGGAGCTTCTAGAGAAACGATAACACGACAAATGAAAAAGTTAGAGAAACAAGGGAAAATTACAACTGTAGATGGAAAAATAAAGATTCTTCATGATATTTAA
- a CDS encoding RecQ family ATP-dependent DNA helicase, with translation MNLEKQLFENFGHAQFRTGQKEIIIDVLKGKDVLAMLPTGTGKSICYQLPAILSKWSTVVVSPLLSLMEDQVQQLKSEGIKNVVAINSFLDYKERKYILENLSQYKIIYVSPEILQSLELVNALRKRKVSLFVVDEAHCISQWGYEFRTDYLKLADVRNELENPPCLALTATATKDIQADICNQLNLHEPSKHIQSVDRKNIALSVQRVNTTNDKIIAITDLIKKLQGPGMIYFSSRKWAEKIASHLLNEQVGRVAYYHGGLETEDRLLIQQQFLNNQLDIICCTSAFGMGINKKNVRFVVHFHFPIQVESYLQEIGRAGRDGKESVAIVFYSDEDRRLPDLLISQELPTETELVAVLEYLVTHEQEETVLTKNVEDMIVNVCSIKETTWRFIKYQLESFEVLINGKLKIRGKEKEITRVIYKIIENRLEMKQIKRNEMEKWLTTTDCRRAEALKLFSETLLDSQDICCDNCGFEIERFYRANDQVGQPKLGALSWSDQLKRILHQK, from the coding sequence ATGAATTTAGAAAAGCAGCTTTTTGAAAACTTTGGCCATGCTCAATTTCGAACTGGGCAAAAGGAAATTATTATTGATGTTTTAAAAGGGAAAGACGTATTAGCGATGTTACCAACAGGTACAGGGAAGTCGATTTGTTATCAACTCCCGGCTATTTTAAGTAAATGGTCAACAGTTGTTGTTTCGCCACTCTTATCATTAATGGAAGATCAAGTACAACAGCTAAAAAGTGAAGGTATTAAAAATGTTGTTGCCATTAATAGTTTTCTGGATTATAAAGAACGAAAATACATACTTGAAAACCTGTCACAGTATAAAATTATTTATGTTTCTCCAGAAATTCTACAATCATTAGAGTTAGTGAATGCCTTAAGAAAAAGAAAAGTTTCACTATTTGTTGTTGATGAAGCTCATTGTATTTCACAATGGGGATATGAATTTAGAACAGATTATCTCAAGCTCGCTGATGTACGAAATGAGCTTGAAAATCCACCTTGCCTTGCTTTAACGGCGACTGCAACTAAGGATATCCAAGCGGATATATGTAATCAGCTTAACTTACATGAACCTAGTAAGCATATACAATCAGTTGACCGTAAAAACATTGCACTATCTGTTCAAAGGGTAAATACAACTAATGACAAAATTATAGCGATAACAGATTTAATAAAGAAGCTGCAAGGCCCAGGGATGATTTATTTTTCTAGTCGTAAATGGGCTGAAAAAATAGCGTCTCATTTATTGAATGAACAAGTAGGGCGTGTTGCTTATTATCATGGAGGACTTGAAACAGAAGACAGATTGTTAATCCAACAACAGTTTCTTAACAATCAACTTGATATTATTTGCTGTACAAGTGCTTTTGGAATGGGAATTAATAAAAAAAACGTCCGATTTGTCGTTCATTTCCATTTTCCAATACAAGTAGAGTCGTATTTGCAAGAGATTGGACGTGCAGGAAGAGACGGGAAAGAAAGTGTTGCGATTGTTTTTTATAGCGATGAAGATAGAAGGCTTCCTGACTTATTAATATCACAAGAACTACCTACTGAAACTGAGCTAGTAGCTGTATTAGAATATTTAGTGACTCATGAACAAGAGGAAACTGTACTTACGAAGAATGTTGAGGATATGATAGTAAACGTATGTTCTATAAAGGAAACGACTTGGCGCTTTATTAAATACCAATTAGAGTCCTTTGAAGTTCTTATAAATGGTAAATTGAAGATTCGAGGGAAAGAAAAAGAAATAACACGTGTTATTTATAAAATAATTGAAAACCGACTTGAAATGAAACAAATCAAACGGAATGAAATGGAAAAATGGTTAACGACAACAGACTGTCGTAGAGCTGAAGCATTAAAACTGTTCTCAGAAACTCTTTTGGATAGCCAAGATATTTGTTGTGATAATTGTGGTTTTGAGATTGAAAGATTTTATAGAGCTAACGACCAGGTTGGACAACCAAAATTAGGAGCTTTATCTTGGAGTGACCAATTAAAAAGGATTTTACATCAAAAATGA
- a CDS encoding helix-turn-helix domain-containing protein yields the protein MDINKILILYTLNLVKGERSIFGVYHLLQGKTSVQTIQDGHLFECLFLFGSISKINREDFLKHIYELERKKMIILVKEDYYQVTDKGEDALTKGLYSIPFIYHLNGWKYKRVTKSFWLRLTLFIQCLSNILGHNHSFIPVTQDKRILFWVKRKLTIEKNRQLVATTLFKELNELFSTLEVNDAEIVVRKLTSATEIGMTNEQIAQQLGLEKSTIDVRLMAIIHQLLQVIDENQAKFPLLFSFYKDLISPIKLTETAKATYLLWRNGMDIEAIAQFRRLKKNTIEDHFVEMSIAIPNFAIESFVSEKEQKEILSVINEIKSTRLKKIKERLPNGYDYFMIRLVLTKTGGRE from the coding sequence ATGGATATAAACAAGATACTCATTTTATACACCCTCAATCTCGTTAAGGGAGAACGTTCAATTTTTGGTGTATATCATCTTCTTCAAGGAAAGACGTCAGTACAGACAATACAGGATGGACATTTGTTTGAATGCTTATTCTTATTTGGTAGCATATCAAAAATAAATAGAGAAGATTTTTTAAAGCATATATATGAGTTAGAAAGGAAAAAAATGATTATCTTGGTTAAAGAGGATTATTATCAAGTAACAGATAAAGGTGAAGATGCGTTGACAAAAGGATTATATTCAATACCGTTTATCTACCATTTAAATGGATGGAAGTACAAACGTGTAACAAAATCATTTTGGCTACGACTTACGCTTTTTATACAATGTTTATCAAATATCTTAGGTCATAATCATTCCTTTATTCCAGTTACTCAAGATAAGAGAATTCTATTTTGGGTAAAACGAAAGCTTACCATTGAAAAGAATAGACAGTTGGTTGCTACAACTTTATTTAAGGAATTAAACGAACTATTTTCTACTCTAGAAGTGAATGATGCTGAAATTGTTGTTAGAAAATTAACTAGTGCAACAGAAATAGGCATGACAAATGAGCAGATAGCCCAACAATTAGGACTGGAAAAATCAACAATCGATGTAAGACTAATGGCAATCATTCATCAATTACTACAGGTCATAGACGAAAACCAAGCGAAATTCCCACTATTATTTTCGTTTTATAAAGATTTAATTAGTCCGATTAAATTGACCGAAACAGCCAAAGCAACGTATTTACTTTGGAGAAATGGAATGGATATAGAAGCTATAGCGCAGTTTCGTAGATTGAAGAAAAATACAATTGAAGATCATTTTGTAGAAATGTCAATTGCCATTCCTAACTTCGCAATTGAATCCTTCGTTTCTGAAAAGGAGCAAAAAGAAATACTCTCAGTAATAAATGAAATTAAATCAACTCGTCTAAAAAAAATTAAAGAACGTTTACCTAATGGGTATGATTATTTTATGATACGATTAGTCCTCACGAAGACAGGTGGGAGAGAATGA
- a CDS encoding FadR/GntR family transcriptional regulator, which translates to MAIKHVKPKKIYEIVAENLLEMIKSGEVKPGDRLSSVQQLAEDFNVGRSAIREALSALKAMGLVEMRQGEGTFVKKVDINLTKAIPGVEFMQKEDVRELFEIRKIIETGAAALAAKNRTPEDLKKLNGILVEMKEAEGDGNIGEKADVDFHMAIVAATKNNMLEQLVETVSDAMQQSMREARKLLLYSEKKKMEQLYQEHLQVYEAVKFQDEQKAFDKMMEHIVGVEKGLFKDK; encoded by the coding sequence ATGGCAATTAAACATGTTAAACCTAAAAAAATATATGAAATTGTAGCTGAAAATTTATTAGAAATGATAAAAAGTGGTGAAGTAAAGCCAGGTGACAGACTATCCTCAGTTCAGCAACTAGCAGAAGATTTCAATGTAGGACGTTCTGCCATCCGAGAAGCACTAAGTGCCTTAAAAGCCATGGGTCTTGTAGAGATGCGACAAGGTGAAGGAACATTTGTTAAAAAGGTAGATATTAACTTAACAAAAGCAATTCCTGGTGTTGAATTTATGCAAAAGGAAGACGTACGTGAATTGTTTGAAATACGTAAGATAATCGAGACAGGCGCTGCTGCTTTGGCTGCAAAAAATCGTACGCCAGAAGACTTGAAAAAACTCAATGGAATACTAGTTGAGATGAAAGAAGCAGAAGGTGATGGAAACATAGGTGAAAAAGCAGATGTTGACTTTCACATGGCAATTGTTGCTGCAACAAAGAATAATATGCTCGAGCAATTGGTAGAAACTGTATCTGATGCGATGCAGCAATCGATGAGAGAAGCAAGAAAGCTATTATTATATTCAGAAAAGAAGAAGATGGAACAGTTATATCAGGAGCATTTGCAAGTGTATGAAGCAGTGAAGTTTCAAGATGAGCAGAAGGCATTTGATAAGATGATGGAACATATCGTAGGTGTTGAAAAAGGTCTATTTAAAGATAAATAA
- a CDS encoding group I truncated hemoglobin — protein sequence MSLYEKLGGEPAITKAVEIFYTKVLADDTVNHFFTNTDMDKQRDHQAKFLSFALGGPNNYGGQSMAKAHEGMNIQPEHFNAIATHLTTTLQELNVDQSDIDVVINKVGSLAPDIMHK from the coding sequence ATGTCATTGTACGAAAAATTAGGGGGAGAACCCGCGATTACTAAAGCAGTTGAAATTTTCTACACGAAAGTATTAGCAGATGATACAGTTAACCACTTCTTTACAAATACTGATATGGACAAGCAACGTGACCACCAAGCAAAATTCTTAAGTTTCGCTCTCGGTGGTCCAAATAATTACGGTGGTCAAAGCATGGCAAAGGCGCATGAAGGAATGAACATCCAACCTGAGCACTTCAATGCAATTGCAACACACCTTACGACAACTCTTCAAGAACTAAATGTCGACCAAAGCGATATCGATGTAGTTATTAATAAAGTTGGAAGTCTTGCACCTGACATTATGCACAAATAA